The genomic interval GGGCGTAGCCGTCCTTGACCTCGACCACGTCACCGGCGGAGCCGAGCTTGGCCACGTCGTGCGTGAGGATGAGCTTGGTGGTCATGTCGGTGTCCTCCGATCAACGAGCAGAGCTCGAGTAGGGCAGCAGGGCCATCTCGCGGGCGTTCTTGACGGCCTTGGCGATCTTGCGCTGGTCCTGGACGGAGACGCCGGTGACGCGGCGGGCGCGGATCTTGCCGCGGTCCGAGATGAACTTCCGCAGGGTGGCGGTGTCCTTGTAGTCGATAGTGCCGACCCTGATCGCCTTGACCGGGCCGAGCTTCTTCTTCGGCTTACGAAGCTGAGGCTTCGCCATAGTGGTACTCCTTGGTTCGAGCGCCCGAGGCGCTCATACGAGATGGGGTGGGGGCACTGCGCGCGGGCGCGGCGCCGAGGGAAACGATCAGAACGGGGGCTCGTCGCCGAAGTTGGTGGCACCGCCCGTGGCCCACGGGTCATCCGTGGCGCCACCGGAGGGGGCGTTATACGAGGCCTGCTGGCCTCCGCCGTAGCCACCCTGGCCACCACCCTGGTAGCCGCCCTGCTGGCCGCCACCCTGGTTGTAGCCTCCGTGGCCGCCACCCTGGCCGCCACCCGGAGTGCGGGTGACCTGAGCCTTGGCGCGCCACAGGGACGGGCCGATCTCGTCGACCTGCATCTCCACGACGGTGCGCTGGGCGCCCTCGCGGTCCGTGTAGGAACGCTGCTGCAGGCGGCCCTGGGCGATGACGCGCATGCCCTTGTCCAGGCTGTCAGCAACGTTCTCCGCCATATCGCGCCAGGCAGAGCAGCGCATGAACAGCGTCTGGCCCTCCTGCCACTCGTTCGCCTGGCGGTTGAAGGTCCGCGGCGTCGACGCGATGGTGAAGGACGCCACCGGCGCGCCGGAGTTGGTGTAGCGGATCTCCGGCTTGGCCGTGAGGTTGCCGATGATTGTGATGACGGTGTCGCCAGCCATAGTTCTCTACCGTTTCCCGTCCAAGGCTCAGGCCTCGGGACGCAGCAGCTTCGTGCGCAGGACGGACTCGTTGAGGCCGAGCTGGCGGTCGAGCTCCTGGGCGATGGCCGGCGTGGTGGTCATGTCGACGACGACGTAGAAGCCCTCGGACTTCTTCTTGATGTCGTACGCAAGACGGCGCTTGCCCCAGACGTCGACCTTGTCGACGGTGCCCCCGTTGCTGGGAACGACCTGCAGCAGCTTCTCGAGAGACGCGGCGACGGTGCGCTCGTCGGTCTCGGGCTCGAGAATGATCATGATCTCGTAATGACGCATGCTTGGTACCCACCTCCTCTGGTCTGTGGCGGTCACGGTCTTTCCGTGACAGGAGGGTGATGCGTAAGCCGTGCCGTCCAGGCGGGTGCCCGACGGCGCAACCGAGCCACAACCTTACCGGAGTGCCGCGGGACAGGGGAAGGCGAGGGGCCGCCTCAGCGCGTGGGATCCAGCACGCCGACGACGACCCCTCAGCCCGCAGGGCGACTATCCCCCCGGGCCCCGGGTGGGGGCCTCGGACCCCTCATCCGACGGCTGCGTCGGCACCTGCTGCGTCGGCTCCGGCGCGGGCGGTGGCCCGACAGGCTGGGTCGGCGGCGCCGTCTGCTCAGGCTCGGCGGGCACCTCAGCCGTCTGGACCGGGATGGGCTCCTCGGCGGGGGTCGGCGTCAGCGTCGCCTCGGGCTGGGGAGTGCCGAACAGGCCGCCGCGCTTGTAGGAGCCCGCGGTGCGGTCGGGGAAGCCCACCACAGGCAGGTCCGCGAGCGCGGTGGCCATGTACTCGGTGAAGATGTCAGCAGGGTAGGTGGAGCCGGTGATCTCCTCGTACTCGCCCCAGGGGGTGATCGACTCCTCCGAGCCGTCCGCGCCCGTCTGGTACAGGGTGACGGCCGTTGTGATCTGGGGGGTGTAGCCGACGAACTGGGCGGACTTGTTGTCCGACGACGAGCCCGTCTTGGCGGCGACCGGCCGGCCGAGCTCGAGGGCCGTCGTGCCGGAGCCGTACTGGACGACCTGCTGCATCGCGTAGGTGGCGTCCGCCATGACGCCGGTGTCGAAGACCCGCTCACCGTCCGTCGAGGGCTGGTAGGCGACCGAGCCCGCGGAGTTCGTCACCGAGGCGACGATGTGCGTGTCATGGCGCACGCCCTGGGCGGAGAAGGTCGCGTAGGCGGTGGCGATGTCGATCGTGCGCGGCGCGGCGGAGCCCAGGACGTTCTGGGCGTAGGCGTCCAGGCCGTAGGTGTCCTTGGGGTAGCCGGCGCGCACGGCGACCTCGTTGGTGACCTGCGCACCCAGGTCATAGTTGAGCTGGACGTAGGAGGTGTTGATCGAGTAAGCCGTCATCTTCACCAGGTCCGACCACGGATAGGACACGTCGCCGTAGTTCCTGAAGGTGTTGCCGTCGATCTCCATGGGGGAGGCGCCGCTGTAGCCGTTGGCGAGGGTGGCACCGTTCTCGAGGGCGGCAACGAGGGCGAAGGGCTTGAAGGTCGAGCCGGCCTGGGCGATGGCGTCGGTGGCGGCGTTGACCTGGTTGGTGAGGTAGTCCGAGCCTCCGTAGAGGGCGCGGATCCCACCGGTGGCGGAGTCGATGGAGACCAGGGCGACCCTGAGGTTCTCGGAGTGCCCCTCGGGGAGGTTGTTGACGGCGGCGACGGCGGCGTCCTGATCCGTCTTGTTGATGGTGGTGACGATGGTGTAGCCGCCGGTGTCGATCTGCTCGGCGGTCAGGCCGGCGTCGGCCTGGAGCTCGGCGCGTGCCAACTGCAGGAGGTAGCCGTTGGGACCGCCGTAGACCTGCTCGTTGTTGTCGGCGATGGTCTCGGGCATGACGGCGGCGTCGCGCTCAGCCTGAGTGATGCGGCCGTCCTCAAGCATGAGGTCGAGGACGCGCTCGAAGCGCGCGGCGGCCTGCTCGGGGTCGACGGCGGGGTCCCAGGCGCTGGGGGCGGGCAGGATGCCGGCGAGCAGGGCGGACTCGGCGACCGTCAGTTCACTCGCGGGGTGGCCGAAGAAGGCCTGAGAGGCGGCCTCAATGCCGTAGGCGCCACGGCCGAAGTAGACGGTGTTGAGGTAGGAGTCGAGGATCTGCTCCTTGGGCAGCTCACGGTCGATCTTGATGGCCATGATGGCCTGCTGGAACTTGCCGAGGTAGGAGCTGGTCGTGTCGACGTAGTAGTTCTTGATGTACTGCTGGGTGAGGGTGGAGGCGCCCTGTCTGCCGCCGCCGCTCAGGTTGTTCCACAGGGCGCGGAGGATGCCCTTGGGGTCGACACCGCTGTTGGTCCAGAAGGTGCGGTCCTCACTGGCGACGACGGCGTTGCCGACGTAGTCCGGCAGGGTCGAGGTGTCGATGATGGTGCGGTCGACCTCAGCGAAGGTGCCCATCGGGGTTACGCCGTCGGCGTAGTAGACGGTGGTGGACTGGGCCTGGGCGAACTCACTGGGCTCGGGGACGTCAATGACGCTGTAGGCGACGATGAAGGTGGTGGCCAGGGCGGCGATGAGGAGGAAGAAGGAGCCCAGGAGGAAGCGCCAGCCGGGCAGCCAGCGCATGATGGGGCCCTTGCCCGCACGGGGGTAGTTGATGAGCCGACGGCGCCCGGCGGGGTGGCCCTTGGCGGTGCCGCGGCTCTTGGCCGACGTGCTCATGGCGGGCCGACGGCGGGTGTCGCGCCCGCTCTTGCCGGCACGGGAGGTCCCCTTGCTGCTGCTCCTGGCCACGTCGGCCAGGCGTCGCCCGGTGGGGCGGCCGCCGCTGCTCGCGCTGGTGTTAGCCACGCACTCCTCGTTTCCAGTTCGTTTCCAGTCGGGTTTACGGCCCTGCAACCGTATGAATGCTTCCAGTATGGCGGCCGTAGGCTGGGAGGGACAGGACGCAGGTCACGGCGCGTGCCTGGGCGGCTCCTGGGACCTGCCGGCCTCGGATGCCCGCCGACGGCGAAAGGACATGACATCCGACCACTCGGTCCGCCAGGGTGAGATCATGACGATCCCACCCACCGCCCCCTGGAGCGAGACCGCCGAGGCGGTCACCTCCGCCGTCGGAACTGACCCCGCTGTCGGCCTGAGTCCCGAGGAGGCGGCGCGCCGGCTCACCGCCGACGGGCCCAACGAGCTGCCCTCGAAGCCGCCGACACCCGCCTGGCGACGCTTCCTCGCCCAGTTCCAGGACCCGCTCGTCTACCTACTCATCGCCGCCATCCTCATCTCGGCCATCGCCTGGGTCCTCGAGGGCGCCCACGGCGTGCCGGTGGACTCCCTCGTCATCCTGGCCGTCATCACCCTCAACGCGGTCCTCGGCTTCGTCCAGGAGAGCAAGGCGGCCGACGCCGTCGCCGCCCTGTCCGCCATGACCGAGGCCCAGTCCACCGTGCTGCGTGGCGGCAGCCGCGTCCTCGTGCCCTCCCGCGAGCTCGTCGTCGGAGACGTCCTGCTCCTGGGTGAGGGCGACCAGGTGGGGGCCGACGCGCGCCTGACCCAGTCGGCGGCGCTGCGCGTCATCGAGTCCTCCCTCACCGGAGAGGCCGACGCCGTCGCCAAGACCTCGCAGGCCGTAGGCGCGGACACGGACCTCGCCGACCGCACCTGCATGGTCTACCGTGGCACCTCCGTCGCCCAGGGCACGGGTCGCGCCGTCGTCACCGCCACCGGCGCGAACACGGAGATGGGCGCCATCGCCCAGATGCTCGACTCGGTCGAGGAGGAGCCCACGCCCCTGTCGCGCGAGATCACCCAGATCTCCAAGATGCTCGGCCTCATCGTCGTCATCATCGCCGTCGTCACCGTGGCCACGCTGCTGCTGCTCGCCGACGACCTGACCAGTCACACCGTCATCGATGCCCTCCTGCTGGGCGTGTCCCTCGCCGTCGCCGCCGTGCCCGAGGGTCTTCCTGCGATCCTGTCGGTGGTGCTCGCGCTGGGCGTGCAGCGCATGGCCCTGCACCAGGCGGTCGTCAAGAAGCTCACGAGCGTCGAGACGCTCGGCTCCGCCTCGGTCATCTGCTCGGACAAGACCGGCACGCTCACCCGCTCGGAGATGACGATTCAGGAGGTCGTCACCCTCTCCGGCGACGCCGTCGTCACCGGTATCGGTTATGTGCCCGAGGGGGAGGTCTCCCCCGACGCCGACGGCGACGGCGTGCCCGACGTCGAGGAGCTCGTCGGCGACCACCTCGCCGAGGTCACGGTGGTGCTCTCCGGTGGCGCCATGGCCTCCGACGCCGAGCTCGCCGCCGACGCGGGCGTGTGGTCCGTCATCGGCGACCCCACCGAGGGCGCCTTCCTCGTCGCGGAGCGCAAGCTCGGCACCAACGGTCACCGCGAGGGCCGCTTCGAGCGCGTCGGGGAGGTTCCCTTCACCTCCGAGCGCAAGCTCATGAGCGTCATCTACACCGACGCCCACCACGAGGGGAGGATGACGATCATCTCCAAGGGCGCCCCGGACGTCCTGCTTGAGCGCTGCACGCATGTGCGACGGGGCGCGGGTGAGGAGGAGCTGGACGACGGCGTGCGCCGTCACTTCGCGGATGCCATCGCTGCGATGTCGGGGCGGGCGCTGCGCACTCTCGGTGTCGCCTCGCGTCTGCTGACGGCCGAGGAGAGCGCCACGGTCAGCAAGGCGCTGGCAGCCGGCGGGGACGCCGACTTCTCCGGCCTGGAGCGCGACCTGGTCATGGCGGGCGTTGTCGGGATCATCGACCCGCCGCGCCCCGAGGCGGCGGCCGCCGTCGCCGAGGCCCACCGTGCGGGCATCCGCGTGCTCATGATCACCGGCGACCACCCGGCCACCGCCGGGCGCATTGCCGCGGACCTTGGGATCGCCGAGGCCGGGGCGAGCGTCCTCACTGGCCGCGAGCTGTCCACCATGGACGACGCCGCCCTGAGCGAGGCGGTGGCGCGCACGAGCGTGTACGCGCGCGTCGCGCCCGAGCACAAGATGCGCATCGTGGCCGCCCTGAAGTCCCAGGGTCACACGGTCTCCATGACGGGTGACGGCGTTAACGACGCCCCGGCGCTGCGCCGCGCGGATATCGGGGTGGCCATGGGGATCACCGGCACTCAGGTGACGAAGGAGGCCGCGACGATGGTCCTGGCGGACGACAACTTCGCCACGATCGTTGCCGCCGTCGCCGAGGGGCGGCGCATCTTCGACAACATCAAGAAGTTCCTGCGCTATCTGCTGTCGTCGAACATGGGCGAGGTCATCACCGTCTTCGGTGGCGTGGTGCTCGCCGGGGTCATGGGGCTGAGTGACCACTCGACGTCGGGCGTGGTGCTGCCGCTGGTGGCCACCCAGATCCTGTGGATCAACCTTGTGACCGACTCCGGTCCGGCCCTGGCCATGGGTGTGGACCCGAGTGTGGAGGACGTCATGGGGCGCGCGCCGCGCAAGCCCACCGACCGGGTCATCGACGCCTCGATGTGGGCGGGCGTCATCATGATCGGTGCGGTCATGGGCTTGGCGACGCTGGCGACCCTCGACATCTTCCTGCCCGGTGGCCTCATCGACGTCGCGGGGATGTCCGTGGATGACCTGACGACGGCACGCACGGCCGCCTTTACCACCCTGGTGTTCGCCCAGCTGTTCAACACGGTCAACTCCCGCTCGGAGAGCGTGTCCGCCTTCAGTCACCTGTTCGTCAACCGCTGGCTGTGGGGCGCGATCGCGCTGGGCGTCATGCTCCAGGTGGCGGTTGTGGAGGTGCCGCTGCTGCAGACGGCATTCTCGACGGCGTCGCTCGACCTCACCCACTGGGCGGTGTGTCTGGCGATGGGTTCGCTTGTCCTGTGGTTCGACGAGCTGCGCAAGGTGGTGCGCCGGGCCCGCGCGAGGTCCTGACCACCGCGGCCGCACCCAGCGGACACGATCGCTGGCCATAGGTGAGTCCCGTAGCCATGGTGGTGACTCCCGCGGTGGCCGGTACTGTCGGGGGATGCACGCTCACGCACATCGGTCTGCGACAGAATCCGCGTAATCCTGCGGTTTTCTGGCTCGGCGGTTTCACGTCCTTCGGCTCCCATGTGCATGAGCAACCCCCATGCACATGGGAGCCTCAGAAGCGGTTTTGGGCGAAAGGGCTCAAACGGCGGAATACCAACGAAAAGTCCGAATTGCCCAAATCACACCAGTAACTTGAGCGTGCAGCCCCCGCCCGGCGCCTCGGTCCGGGCTCATCCCGGTCTCCCGGTAGACGAGGACCTGGTGAAGGCGGGCGACGTCGTCGGCGCCCTCGGTGTCACGGTCGCGCCGCCGGGTCGTCACGGTCCCCGTCTCCTCCTGTGCGGTGCTCACGTGCCTGAGCCTGGGCCCTCACGTCACGTGAGGGTCAAGGGGGCCGGAGAACCGGACCGGGCGGTGATCCGGCACCGTCAGATGAGCCCCCCGCGTACCGCGAGGACGGCCACCTGGGTCCGGTTGCGCGCCCCGAGCCGCCCCTGCGCGCTGCTCAGCAGGGTCTTGACGGTGGACGCGGAGACGTAGAGCCGCGCTCCGATCTCCTCGTTGCTCAGCCCCTCGGCGGCACCGGCCACCGCCTCCCGCTCGCGCGGGGTGAGCTCCACCCCCGCGGTCGGTCCCGACGTCGGCCCGGTCTGGGGCATCAGCCCGGTCGACGGCGTCGCCTCGTCCGTGGGGGGCCACGGACCGTCGGGGCCGGTCTGCTGGGTCCGCACGTGCTCGAGGAGCTGGCGCATCGCCCCCGGGGAGAGGACCGGCTCACCGGTGACGACCCGCGTGAGCGCCGCCGCCAGCTGCCCCGGCGCCTCGACCTTGAGCAGGTAGCCGGAGGCACCCGCCTCGATCGCTCGCACGACGGCGTCGTCCACGTCCCACGTCGTGAGCACGACGACCTGCGGGGCGGTCGGCGCGGCGCAGATACGTCGGGTCGCCTCCACGCCGTCCATCACCGGCATGCCCAGGTCCATGAGGACGACGTCCACCGGGAGCCCTTCGACGGCCTCGACGGCCTGCTCGCCGTCGGCACACTCGCCGACGACGGTGAAGCGGTCGGGCGGACGCAGGAACTGACGGATGGCCGAACGGGTCAGGGGGTCGTCGTCGACGAGGAGCACGCGGATCGGCCCCGCCGGCGGGGAGGAGGAGGTGCCGGCGACCGGGGAGTCAGTGCTGGAGGACACGAGCCCCAGCCTACGGGTGGGCAGGCCCTCATGCGCTGCGCCACGGCAGGTGGCAGGAGACGACGAAGTCGCCGCGCTCGTCGACGTCGGCATGGAAGGTGCCGCCGCAGATCTGCGCACGCTTCGCCATGCCGTTGAGGCCGGAGCCACCTGACGGGGACCGTGGCGCCGGCCCAGTCCCCGGATCGTTGCCGGCCCCGGCGTCGGCCCCGACCGCCCCCGGTGCGGCGGTCATCGCGGCAGTCCGCGGGACCGGGTTGGAGCACGTGATGTCGACGCCCGTGTCCGGACCGCCCTCGACGCGCAGGCGCACGACGCTCTGCGGGGCGTACTTGCGCGCGTTCGTCAGCGACTCCTGGACGATGCGGTAGACGGCACGGGAGAGGACCTCATCCGCCTCGGAGGCGCGCTCGAGGTAGATCGAGGAGCTCAGGGGCTGCCGGGCCGCGAGGACGCGGTCAACCACGTCGCGCAGGTCCTGCAGTCGCGGGGCCGGCTCCACGCTGCCCATCGGCTCGCGCAGGACCGCGAGCAGGGAGCGCAGGTCCGTCATGGCGCCCTGCGCCTCCTCGCGCAGGAGCCGAGCCGAGTCCTGGACCGACGCCGGGGTGGGCCTGTCGGACGGGTCCCCGACGGCGACCTCGAGGGCTCCTGCGTGCATGGCGAGCAGGGAGAGGCGGTGGCCGAGGCCGTCATGAACCTCCCGGGCGACGCGCTCGCGCTCCTCCTGGAGATCGACCCTGTCCGCCAGGCGCGTCGAGGTCCGGGCGTGCGCCTGGGCCTGGTACTCCGCCTGGCGCACCGCGGCCGCCGCCCGCACCCGAGCCTCCACGTCGATATCACGGCTACGCAGCACGAACCCGACGACGACCGGTACGGCCATGAGGAGCACGGAGGTGATGGGAATGGCGCCCCACGGGACCTCCCCGACCCCGTCGTTGCCTGAGAAGAGGAGGGTGCCGAGCATCGAGTTCCCCGTCGACGCCCGGCTCGCGTCCCGCCAGACCGCGACGGTGGTCGCGAGCCACAGCAGGCCCCCAAGGCTCCACGGCGCCGGGTCGCGCACGCCCGCGGCCCGGCGCACCACGGTCGTGAAGGCCGCGAGGCCGACGGTGACGTCCATCTTGAGGACGAGGGCCGCGAGCGCGGAGGCGGTCGTCACCTGTCTCGGCCACCGCAGGCGCAGGCCGAGGGCGGGGAATGTGGCGAACATGGCGAGCACGGCGAGGACGTCGAGCAGCGTCGGTTGGCTCACATTCATGCCGAGAGCCTCTTCATGCGCCCACCTGCTGCCGAGAGCGATGATGACACCGAGTCCGCACGCCAGGACGAGGAGCACAGTGCGCAGGACCACTCCGGAGGACCTGCCGGGAGGCACGGTCGAGCGCGGCAGCCCGGGCGGAGGCATCCTGCGCGGCCCCCACACCGGTCCCGCAACCGGAGCAGGAGGGCGGGCATACGACGACATGCGGTCACTGTAGGTCAGGGGTGCGACACGACCCCTCCCCCGTCCGGGCAGGAGTCGGACCGGACGGCCTGACCACTCGGACAACCGGCCCTACCCGTCCGGGCGATGCGACCACCGGGGCGCGATCGGCATCGTCGAGGCGTCATCGGCGCCGCACCACCGCAGCGCCCCCTCCCAGCCCAAGGAGCACACCATGGCCACGCCGCCCCCTACCGCCCCGTCCGCCCCCTACCCGCACTCCCCTGTGCCGCCCTCGAACCCCGGCCCTCAGCCCTTCGCGCCCAAGCGCTCCTGGTTCGCCCGTCACAAGGTCCTCACCGGCCTCGGCGCCGTCGTCGTCATCGGTGCCGTGGCCTCCGCCCTCGGCGGTGGTCACGGCACATCCTCCACCGCCGGCCCCCACGCCGACGGCACCACGGTCGCCAGCGCCCCCGCCACCCCCTCCGATCCCGCCCAGGCCGACACCGCCCAGGACAGCGAGGAGACGACTGAGGAGGCAGGCTCCGAGGTCACCTTCCCGGGCATGAAGTCCGGCGACGTCGTCGCGAGCGGCGGGGAGACGGTGACGAGCGACGACGTGCAGATCACGACGACGGCGCTCACCGCGGGTGACGCGACGCTGGGCCCGACGGCGTGCACAAGCGTCACGATCGTCAACAACAGCAAGAACCCGCTCGACGTCAACGCCTTCGACTTCACGCTCCAGACGCCGACCGGTGCGATCATCAACCCCACCTTCTCCGGTACCGACAACTTCCTGCAGTCCTCGACGCTCATCGCGGGCGGCACCGTCACCGGCGATGTCTGCTTCGACCAGGACCTGACGGGCGGCGGCCAGTACGTCGTCCTCTACAAGCCGACGCTGTCCTTCTTCAAGGACCGCGTCGCCTGGGTCAACACTCTCTGACCCGGCCGGACCCCGGCTGAGCCTGTGGAGCCGGTGCCTGCTCCGGTCGCCTGGGTCAACACGCTCTGACCCGGCCGGACCGGCCCCACTGCGCGGCGTGCGGCGGGGCCGGCTCAGGCTGGCGGCAGGTCCACCGCCGCGCGCTCGCCCGCCCCGTCGTCTGCCACCTCGCGCGGCCGGTCGCCCAGTCGGCGCACGCCGCGCAGGTACCAGGTGGCCACGCACCAGACAAAGACCACGAGGAGCACCTGGACGGGGCGCGACCAGCCGACGTCGGGCAGCACCAGCACGGCCACGCCCGCCGCGATGCACTCGGCGGTGTTGAACAGGACGTCGTAGATGGAGAAGGCACGCCCGCGGTAGGCGTCGGCGGTGTCCGACTGGACGATGGTGTCGACGGCGATCTTCGCGCCCTGGACGCCGACACCGAAGACGAAGATCCCCACCGTCATCACCGGCTGGGCGTGGGAGACGACAAGCGCGAGCTGGCCCAGGCTCCCGCCCAGCAGGCACATGACGATCCAGGTGGAGGGGGCGAGCCTCTCGTGTGCCAGGGGGGTGAGCACAATGGACAGGCCGTGCCCGGCAATCATGGCGCCCATGAACACACCGAAGAGGGCCAGGCCCCGGTCCGCGTCCTCGGGGGCGGCCATAAGGTTGCGGGCGGTGAGAATCATGGTGATGAGCTGCATGCCGTAGACGAAGCGGTGCAGCGCCATGGTGGTCAGGGCCAGAGCGGGGGTGCCGCGTCGGCGCAGGTAGCGCACGGCGTCGGTGAGCTCGCCGACGGTGGCGGCCAGCGCCCGGGCCGTGCCCTCGACCGTGGGGCGGACGGGCCCGAGCTCGTCGCGGCCCAGGCGGGTGACAACTGCGGCCGCGAGCACGTAAAGGACGACGGCGCTCACCAGGCTCGCGGTGTCCTGGACGGTCCCGGCCGGAAGCAGCAGGCGCAGGGCAAGGCCGATGAGCGCACCGGTCGCCGTCGCCGCACCACCCAGGGTGGGCACGAGGGAGTTGGCGACGAGCAGGCGCCGGTGGTCGATGACCTGCGGCAGTCCGGCGGAGAGCACGGACAGCAAGAAGCGGTTGACGCCCAGGGCCAGCAGGACGAGCACATAGACGGCCGCCCCGACACCGACGTGGTGGAGGACAAGCGCGGTGAGTGCGATGAGTCCGGCGCGCAGCAGGTTGCCCCACAGCAGGGTCTGGCGGCGGCGCCACCGGTCGATGAAGGGGCCGGTGAAGGGGCCAACAAGGCTGAAGGGCAGGAGCATGACGACGAGGGCGGAGGCGACCCCGGTCGCCGTCGTCATGTTCTGGGGCTGGAAGAAGAACAGGGTGGCCAGACCGGCCTGGACCATACCGTCACCGGTCTGGGCGACCAGACGCACACCCAGCAGCGTGCGGAAGGCCCGGACGGTGGCGAGGTCCGTGAGGTCGTCGGTCAGGCGCATGGGCCCAGCCTCTCGCACCCGGCGACGCCCAGGCGAGCCGGTCCCCAATCCGGTCCCCAAGCCGGCCCCACCGGGCGCACGGCACCCCCGCGGCTAGGATCCCCGTCATGAGCCCCACGACCGCCAAGCGCGTCCGTCTCACCGCTGAGGCGCGGCGCGAGCAGATCGTTGAGGCCGCCACCGAGCTCGTCGCCCGCAAGGGTTTCAACGGCCTGGCCCTGCAGGAGGTGGCCGACGCCGTCGGCATCACCCAGGCGGGGCTGCTGCACTACATCGGCACGAAGGACGGGCTGCTCACCCTCCTGCTGTCGGAGCGCTACGACCGCCAGGGCACCCCGCAGGACTTCATCGACTCCGGTGACCCCGCGGCCACGCACCCCGATGGCATGAGCCTGCCCGCCTACTTGCGCTACCTCGTGGCCTACAACGAGGCCCGGCCCGCGCTCATGGGCCTGTACATGACGCTCGGCGCCGAGTGCGCCAACGACCCCGACCACCCGGCCTATGAGCGTTTCATCGACCGTCCCGACGCCGTGTGGGACTACTACTCGCAGTTCACGTGGCGCCTGCCCCCCGAGGTTGAGGCCGACGGCGGCTGGGCGAGCATGCGGCCACTGGTGGAGCTCGCGATCCAGGCGATGGACGGCGCACAGACGCGTTTCTTCCGCCGTCCCGCCGTGTCCTTGGCGGCCTTGTGGGCGGTGTGGGAGGCGGTCCTCTTCCCCTCGCCCGTCTGGGACGGCTACCGCTGAGGCGCTGCTGGCTGATCCCGGTAAGGCCGGGAGGCGGCCGGTGCGGGCGTCAGGCACCGCGCCTATAGTCCCGCGTATGCGAGTGGCTGCGCGTCCCCGACGCCACGCCCGGACCGCCGGGCTGCTGGCCCTGCTCGCGGTGCTGCCCGCGCTGGCGCTCCTGGCCACGGCGCCGCTTGCGCTGACGGCCTGCGCGCCGGAGTCCGCGTGGACCCGGATGACCCGGGCGCCCGCACCAGTTGCCAACCCGCTCAAGGGGATGCTGCCCTACGCACCCGAGGACCCCGCGCAGGCCCCCGCCTGGTCCGATGCGGCCGTGGAGGTGACGATGGAGTGGGTGTACCTGCCGGTCTCCGCCGTCGTGACTGGTCCCGGCGCCCATGACTGGGGCGCCCTGGAGGAGCGGCTGGAGGCCGTTGCCTCCCGCGGCCACCAGGTGGTGCTGCGCCTCTACCTCGACTTCCCGGGGCGGCCCAGCGGGCTGCCCGGCTACCTGCTCGACCAGGGGGTCGAGACCCGCCCGTACACGGTGCACGGCAACGGGCCCGGCGCCGTCGGCACCTCCGTCAGTCCCGATTACGACGACCCGCGGGTCATGGACATGCTCACCGGTCTCGTGCGTGCCTTCGGGGCCGCTTACGACGGCGACTCACGGCTGGGCTTCATCACCCAGGGTCTTGT from Actinomyces respiraculi carries:
- a CDS encoding MFS transporter, with protein sequence MRLTDDLTDLATVRAFRTLLGVRLVAQTGDGMVQAGLATLFFFQPQNMTTATGVASALVVMLLPFSLVGPFTGPFIDRWRRRQTLLWGNLLRAGLIALTALVLHHVGVGAAVYVLVLLALGVNRFLLSVLSAGLPQVIDHRRLLVANSLVPTLGGAATATGALIGLALRLLLPAGTVQDTASLVSAVVLYVLAAAVVTRLGRDELGPVRPTVEGTARALAATVGELTDAVRYLRRRGTPALALTTMALHRFVYGMQLITMILTARNLMAAPEDADRGLALFGVFMGAMIAGHGLSIVLTPLAHERLAPSTWIVMCLLGGSLGQLALVVSHAQPVMTVGIFVFGVGVQGAKIAVDTIVQSDTADAYRGRAFSIYDVLFNTAECIAAGVAVLVLPDVGWSRPVQVLLVVFVWCVATWYLRGVRRLGDRPREVADDGAGERAAVDLPPA
- a CDS encoding sensor histidine kinase, which translates into the protein MNVSQPTLLDVLAVLAMFATFPALGLRLRWPRQVTTASALAALVLKMDVTVGLAAFTTVVRRAAGVRDPAPWSLGGLLWLATTVAVWRDASRASTGNSMLGTLLFSGNDGVGEVPWGAIPITSVLLMAVPVVVGFVLRSRDIDVEARVRAAAAVRQAEYQAQAHARTSTRLADRVDLQEERERVAREVHDGLGHRLSLLAMHAGALEVAVGDPSDRPTPASVQDSARLLREEAQGAMTDLRSLLAVLREPMGSVEPAPRLQDLRDVVDRVLAARQPLSSSIYLERASEADEVLSRAVYRIVQESLTNARKYAPQSVVRLRVEGGPDTGVDITCSNPVPRTAAMTAAPGAVGADAGAGNDPGTGPAPRSPSGGSGLNGMAKRAQICGGTFHADVDERGDFVVSCHLPWRSA
- a CDS encoding DUF4352 domain-containing protein, whose amino-acid sequence is MATPPPTAPSAPYPHSPVPPSNPGPQPFAPKRSWFARHKVLTGLGAVVVIGAVASALGGGHGTSSTAGPHADGTTVASAPATPSDPAQADTAQDSEETTEEAGSEVTFPGMKSGDVVASGGETVTSDDVQITTTALTAGDATLGPTACTSVTIVNNSKNPLDVNAFDFTLQTPTGAIINPTFSGTDNFLQSSTLIAGGTVTGDVCFDQDLTGGGQYVVLYKPTLSFFKDRVAWVNTL
- a CDS encoding TetR/AcrR family transcriptional regulator, with product MSPTTAKRVRLTAEARREQIVEAATELVARKGFNGLALQEVADAVGITQAGLLHYIGTKDGLLTLLLSERYDRQGTPQDFIDSGDPAATHPDGMSLPAYLRYLVAYNEARPALMGLYMTLGAECANDPDHPAYERFIDRPDAVWDYYSQFTWRLPPEVEADGGWASMRPLVELAIQAMDGAQTRFFRRPAVSLAALWAVWEAVLFPSPVWDGYR